Part of the Streptomyces sp. RFCAC02 genome is shown below.
CGGCGTAGGGCAGGTCGTGGCCGTACAGGGCGCAGAACGAGCCGCCCATCGTGTACATCGCGAGGTCGAGCCGGCCGATGGCGAGCAGCACCACGATCGGGACCCCGGCCGCGATCAGGACGCTGAACGCCCGCTTGTGCCACGAGTCGGACGGCCGCGCGAGGCGGAGCGACGCGAGTACGGGCAGCGGCGGGGCGGACAGACGGCGCGGGGAGGTGACGACGGTGGGCATACGTTCATTTTAGCAGGTATTACACCTGTAAAACATTTACGCGGGGTCGTGGAACAGCACCTCGGGGTAGCGCGCCGAGGCGCCGTCGAGCAGCGGGGCGTCCCGTCCCCGCAGGTGCCGGTCCACGAACGCCGTGACGTACGCGCGCGTGATCGCGTCGCACCGCGCCCCGTCGAGGTCCTGCAGAGGGAAGCCGACCTGCTCGCCGAGCGGTGCCACGTCGGTGAAGGAGAGGTGTCCGGCGCCGCCGACGCTCACCCACCGCTTCCAGCCGGTCAGCTCGTCCCAGGTCTCGTCCCACGTCGGATCGGGGCCGCCCGGCACGTGGCTCGGCCCGCCCATCATCAGCACCGGCCGGCCGATGGGCGTGTCGTTCGGATAGTGGAAGTTGCCGTCCATGCCGACGGCCGCCCGGACACGCCGGTCCGCCAGCATGGCCGGAATCGTGCTGAAGCCGCCCGCCGAGTGCCCGACCATGGCGACGCGCCCGTCGTCGACCATGCCGCCGTGCTCCCAGGCCGGGGCGTCCCCGGTCAGCTCGTCCAGCACGAAGGACACGTCGGCGGCGCGTACGGCCCCGACCGCCGGCCAGTCCGGGTCGCCGCACGCGGTGCAGCCGGTGGTGTGCCCGTCGGGGAACGTGGTGCCGTCCGCCTCGTGGTTGTGCCCGATCCCGGCGACGGCGTAGCCGCGGCTCGCCAGCTCCTCCGCGAGTCCGGTCAGCGTCGCGCGCGGCATCCCGAAGCCCGGGGAGAGCAGCACGAGCGGCAGCCCCCGGCGGGTGCGCACCGGCTCGGCACCGACGGTCGCGTGCGTCACGACGGTGCTCAGCAGGTCGGGATCCAGCGGGAGCCCGGCCGCCCCCAGGTACGCCGCCGACTCGTCCGGGGTCATGTACGGGGCGGGCGTGTCCGACGGCTCGGCGGCCGGGTACCAGACGGAGACCATCAGCTCGCGCCGCTCGTCCGGCACCCACGGGTCGGCCCGGTCCTCGTCCACCAGATGCACCGTCTCCATGCCGACCGGGTGGCGCCCGCCCGGCTCGGCCAGCCGCGGCGCGGCCTCCGGCTCGTCGGCGCGCGCGACCCCGCCGGCCAGTACGCCGGCCGCGATCACGGCCGCCACGGCACCGGCCAGTCCTCCGCGTCTCATGGGCAGTGTCCTCCTCGCGCTTCCGCCGCGGCGGAAGCGCCGCGACGTGGTGGCCCACACGCTAGGAACGGACGGCTGTCGTCTTCGAGCGCCTGCGGACGGAACTCGCGCGGTGCCTGTCCGTCCCCGGATGTCCTCCCGGGGACGGACACCGCCCCGCTCACCCCTCCTCCGCCGCCCGCAAGGCCTCGGTGAACCACGCGAAGACGGGCGTCAGCGACGGCGGCACGGGCCACCCGTTGATGACGGCCAGCAGGTGCCAGTACCGCTCGGCGCGCGGGTCGTTCCCCGCGTCGAGACGCTCCAGCACCCAGCCGCGCAGCGCCGCGTCGTCGGGGCGGCCGAACGTCTCCGCGTACCGGGCGAGCATCCGCGCCGCGTACGGTCCCGCCTCCGGCGCGTCCGGCCGTACGCCCGCCGCCAGCGCCTCGCCGACGGTCTCCCGGACGTACGCGGTCAGCTCGTGGTGCAGCCCGGTGTCGTCGCCCGCCGATCGGTCGGCGGCCTGGTGCTCGGCCATGCGGCGCACGGCGGCCCGGAACGCCGGGTCCTGCGTGAGCTGCGCCAGCTCCACCCAGGCGTCGGCCTGCTCGGGCGTCGGGTCGTCCGGCAGGTCCGGCATGGCGCCGCGCATCATGGCGACGAACTCGGGGTTGGCCTCAAGCCCCCCGAACGCGGCGTCGATGAAGTCGTGGATCAGCCGCCGGCGTTCCTCGTCGGACAGCAGGGCGAGTCGGTGCATGAACGCGATCTCCTCCGTGGTGGACCCCCGCGCGGCGACCACGCGCAGCACGGCACGCCGCATCCGCAGGGTGCGGATCTGCGCGTCCAGGGCGTCCGCGTGGGCGGCGGCCACCTCCGGCACCGACAGGTCGCGCGCCACGACGCGGCGGACGGCGGCGAGGTCGACGCCGAGGTCGCGCAGCGTGCGGACGAGCGCGAGCCGGGCGAGCGCGGCCGTGTCGTACAGCCGGTGGCCGGCGGGGGTGCGGTCGGTCGGCGGAACCAGTCCCTCGTCGGACCAGAACCGGATCGTCCGCACGGGCAGGCCGGTGCGGCGGGACAGGTCGCCGATGGTGAGGAGCGGTTCGCCGGTCATGCCGTACAGCCTGCGGTCTCCAGCGGCTGGAGACTCAAGCCCGCCACGAACCCGCCGGTACGCTCGTCACATGAACGCGACGGACGACAGCACCGGCGCGGCGGCGAACGGGTTCTCCGGCCGGCGGCCCGGACTCCTGGCGGAGGCCGGGCTGTGGGTCCTGGCCCTCTGCGGCGTCCTGAGCGTCAACGCCGAAGGCATACCCAGCGCCAACCACGGTCTCGCCCTCACGGGCATCATCGTGGCAACGGGCGCGGTCCACCGATTCCTGCCCCCGGCCGCCCTGGTCATCGCGGTGTCATCCGCCGCCTGGGACGACCGCTGCTACGCCGCCGTCGCCCTCATCGCATTCCTGGCCGGCCGCTACCCGACCCGACGCCCCCGTACGCCCGGCTGGGTCGCCTGCGCCGTACTGCCGTCCTGCGCGATGCCACTGCTGGGCGATGACCCGGTACGCGAACTGGCCCTCGTCCCCCTCGAACTCCTGATCCTCGCCCTCCTCCCCTGGCTCGTCGGCCGCTACACGTACCAGCGCCTCGCCCTCGACGAGGCCGGCTGGCGGCGCGCCCGCCGCCTCGAACACGAGGCCGCTCTCGTCGCCGAGCAGACCCGGCTGCGGGAACGCGCCCGCATCGCCCAGGACATGCACGACTCCCTCGGCCACGACCTCGGCCTCCTCGCCGTCCGCGCCGCCGTCCTGGAGATGACGCCCGACCTCGACCCCCGCGTCCGCGCCCAGGCCGCCGAACTCCGCGCCGGCGCCGGTGCCGCCACCGAACGCCTCCACGAGATCATCGGCGTCCTGCGCGACGACCCCGCCGCCCCCGTCACCCCGGCCGTCGAGACACCCGGGCAGATCGCCGACCGCTGCCGCGCCTCCGGCATGACGGTCACCCTCGACACCACCGGCACCGCGCCGGACGACCTGTCGCCCATGACGGCCCACGCGCTGCACCGCCTCGTGCAGGAGGCCCTGACCAACGCAGCCAAGCACGCCCCGGGCGCGCCGGTCCGCGTCACCGTCCACCACGGCGACGGCGTCACGACCGCGCGCGTCACGAACGACCCGCCGCCGGCCCCCGCCACCGCCGCCCGCGCCCCGGGCAGCGGCCACGGCCTGACCGGCCTGCGGGAGCGCGTACGCCTCCTCGGCGGCACCCTGGACACCGGCCCGACGGACGACGGCGGCTACCGGGTCGCCGCCGACCTGCCGCACCGCCCCACCTCCCCCGCCGACCGCGACCCGGCACCGTCCGGCGACCACTCCGAGACCCTGGTCATCGGCCGCAGGACCCTGCGCCGCGGCTTCGCCAAGGCCGTCGGCATCACGGTGGGCGGGGTGGCGCTGGCGGGTTCGGTGTACGTGGCCGTCGCGGGCGTACCGGCACTCGACGCGGAGACGTACGACGCCCTGGAGATCGGCGACTCCCGCACGGTGATCGACCGCAGCCTCCCGGGCGGCGAGTTCGCCCAGCGCCCCGACGACGAACCGGCACCCCCGCCGGGCTCGACCTGCCAGTACTACGCGGCGAGCGAGAGATTCTCCCCGACCCACGTCTACCGCCTGTGCTTCCGCGACGACCACCTGGTGTCGAAGGACAGACTGCTCCTGGACACACCGACCGACGACACCTCCGACTGACCTCGCGCACAAGGCCCCGAAGAGCACGGATCGCGCGGCGGTCCGCGCAAGTTCGTGCAATCCACTGGCAGGGGCCAACGGATGCAGTGCACGCTCCCCCACGTCGGCGTTTCCGTGAGAAACCGGAGGACCCCATGGCCCTGCGTAGGTTGGGCAAAGACCCCGAGAGCCCGAACAACGGCTCTCCGACTGTGTACTTGGACGACGAGACCGGGAACTACATTCTGCAGGGCTGGCGGGTCACCGATCACGAACGACTGGCGGAGATGGACATTCCACCGCATGAGACCGTGATCGAGTTCCCGCCCCGCATGATGCAGTTTTTCCCGGAGGTGCAGGGCACCAGTGAGCATTAGGTTCGAAGAACTGTTCCGCTCGGCGCGGAGCAGCGCGTACCACCTGGAGATGCGCGACGGCTACGAGGAGGACGATGCCTTCGCCGCGTGGCAGGCGGGCGATCGATTCGATCCGGCCGAGCGCTGGCCGTGGTGGATCGATCTGGTGTCATCCGCCGTCTCACGGGGCGTCGAGGTCCGCCGTGCCCGGGTCGTCTCCGAGCCGGTGAGCGCCTACATCCGCTACGAGTACGACCTGACGACCGGGCACAACATCAAAGCGGGCGAACAGGTGCGCTGGCTGCCCCGCCGACAGGCGAACGCGCTCCTGCTGCCGGGAAACGACCTGTGGCTGTTCGACCGCTCAACGGTGCTGTTCAACCACTTCGACGGCGACGGCCGGATGACCGGCGAAGAGCTGGTGACAGCCCCGGAAGTCGTCTCCGGATGTGCCACGGCGTTCGACACACTGTGGGAAGCCGCGATCCCGCACGAGGAGTACAGAGCCGCCTGACCAGCACGACACCAGACCGAACATGCCTTCTTCATCCAGCGTCCAGCAAGCCCGGGAAGCCCTCGGGACGCGTCTGCGCGACATGCGGAGGGATGCCGGGTTCACCGGGAGGGAGCTGGCTCATCGAGCCGGCTGGCATCCGAGCAAATGCAGCCGGCTGGAACACGGACGCACCGCCCCGTCGGATAGCGACCTGCGGCTATGGGCACGGTTGTGCGGCGTGCCGGACCAGGCCGCCGACCTGATCGCGACAACCCGGGTCATCGACGGGGCGTACGTCGAGTGGCGGCGGATGGAGCGTTCCGGACTGAAGCGCGCACAGGAGTCGGTCGTCCCCCTGTGGGAGCGGACGAAGAACTTCCGCGCGTACTCGTCGTGGCTGATTCCCGGACCGCTTCAAACCCGCGCGTACGTCCATGCCCTTCTGAGGGCCATTCGGGACCGGCGTGCCGTTCCGGACGACGTGGAAGCGGCCGTGCAGGTCCGCGTCGACAAGCAACGCGTCCTGCACGACGGGCGGCGCAGGTTCGCTGTTGTGCTGGAGGAAAGTGTGCTCCGACACCGTATCGGTGGAGCGGAAACCATGGCCGGGCAGCTCGCGCACCTCTCGTCGCTCAGTGCACTGCCGAACGTGAGTCTTGGCATCATCCCGCTCGACGCCGACCGCTCCGCGCTCTGGCCCGTCGAGGACTTCTGGATCTTCGACGACTCCCAGGTGAACGTGGAACTCGTCTCCGCGTTCCTCACCATCGCACGGCCGAGCGAGATCCGCGCGTACTCCCAGGCATTCAAGGGCCTCGTCGAATCGGCCGTGCACGGCGCGGACGCGCGGACACTGATCGCGAGGGCGATTGACTCTCTTGAGTGATGACGCGTCCGATCGGGCACGGTCGATCATGCACCGGCCCATGCTTGCCTCGCCTTGTGCCCACACACCGAACCGCCGGACGACACCCCGTCGCCGAAGGCGGTCCACCCAGATGAGACGGAGAACACCGCAAGTGAACGTGCGGAACGATCGCACGGACTGCGTCGGCCCCCGGGCGGAGCTGACGCGGCTCCTTCTCGACTCCGGCGCGCTGACCGCCGATTGGGCGCCCGCGTTCGAGGCGGTGCCCCGTGCCGCCTTCCTGCCCGACCTCATGTGGCCCTATGACATGGCCACACGCGCCAGCCGCGCGGTGGACCGCCGGACCGACCCCGCCACGTGGGAGCGGTACGCGTACGCCGATGTCCCGGTCACCACCCAGTGGGACGACGGACAGCACGCCGGCGAGGCCCCGGGCCGGCTGCCGACCAGCTCGGCGAGCATGCCGTCCGTCGTCACGCGCATGCTGGCCGACCTCGACGTGTTCCCGGGCGCGCGCGTGCTGGAGATCGGCGGCGGCACAGGCTGGAACGCCGCGCTCCTGGCGGCCCGCCTCGGCGACCGCCGGGTCGTCACGGTCGAGATCGACCCGGCCGTCGCGGCACGCGCGCGCACGGCGCTCCGCGAGGCCGGCGCGAGCCCGCACGTCGTGTGCGGCGACGGTCGGGACGGGTACGCGGACGGGGCGCCATACGACCGCCTGATCGCCACGGTCGGCGTCCGGGACGTCCCCCCTGCATGGCTGCGGCAGACCCGCCCCGGCGGGCTGATCGTGGCCCCGTGGGGCACGCACTACTCGAACGAGGACGCCCTCCTGCGCCTGACCGTGGCCGAGGACGGCAGCGCGAGCGGCCCGTTCCTGCGCCCGCTGGAGTTCATGAAGCTCCGCGCCCAGCGGCTCGACTGGGACCGCTTCCGCGACCATGTCGGCCCGTACCCGGGGGACGCCGCCGAGTCCGCCACGACGGTGCCGCTGGCCGACCTGGGCGAGGACCGGCGCTTCGGCGGCCCGTCGTTCGTCCTCGGACTCTGCGTGCCGCACTGCGCCCACCTGCTGGACGCCGGCGACGAGGCGTCCACGCTGTGGTTCTTCGACATGACCGAGGGGTCACGCTGCTGGGCGTCGGTCACCTTCAGGCACGGCGAACCCACGGCGACCGTACGCCAGTCCGGCCCGCGCGCGCTGTGGGACGAGGTGTCCGGGGCGCTGGAATGGTGGCAGGGTCAGGGTTCCCCGGCCATCGACTGCTTCGGCCTCACGGTGACCCCGGACGGCACACAACACCCCTGGCTTGCAGACGCGGACCACCCGCTCCCCTCGTTCTCCGGGTGGACGGCCCCGGCCGGCGAGGCACCGGGCGGGGAGCCGTCCACCGCCCCCCGTACGCTGGCACCGTGACTGATACGGACCGACCGGCACGGCGTCTGCGTGTCCTCCTCGCCGAGGACGAGCCGATGATCCGTGCCGGTATCCGCGCCATCCTGGAGATGAGCCCCGGGTTCGAGGTCGTCGCCGAGGCCGGTGACGGCCGGGAGGCCGTCGAACTGGCGCTGCGGCACCGGCCCGACGTCGCCGTCCTCGACATCCGCATGCCCCGGCTCGACGGCCTCGCCGCCACCGAGGAGCTGCGGCGCGCCCTGCCCGGGACGGCCGTCGTCATCCTGACGACCTTCGGCGAGGACGAGTACATCGTGCGCGCCCTCGACGGCGGCGCGACCGGCTTCCTGCTCAAGTCCGGTGACCCGCGCGACCTCCTCACCGGCATCCGGGCGGCGGCGGACGGCGCCGCGTACCTCTCGCCGCGCGTCGCGCGCCGCGTCATCGCCCGGCTCGGGCAGGACACCCGGCAGCGCGGCACCAGCACGGCCGGCGAGCAGGTCGCACGGCTGACCGCGCGGGAACGCGACGTCCTCGCCCTCGTCGGCGCCGGCCTGTCCAACGCCGAGATCGCCCGCCGCCTGCACCTCGTCGAGGGCACGGTGAAGGCCCACATGACCGCGATCTTCACGAGCCTCGGCGTACGCAACCGCGTCCAGGCCGCCGTCCTGGCACACAAGGCCGACATCGTGGACGAGGACCGCGAACCCACCACCCACTGAGGACGGAGCGCGCCATGCCGGCATCGGGACGGCGCTGGTACCGGGGCGACTGCCACGTGCACTCGGTCCACTCCGACGGTGAACTGACCCCGCAGCGCCTGCTGGCCGAGGCCCGCGCGGCGCGGCTCGACTTCATCGCCGTCACGGAGCACAACGCCGCCGCCGGCCTCGACGCGTGGCGCACGGCCGACGGCGGCCCGCTCGTCATCCCCGGCGAGGAGGTCACCACGTCGTCCGGGCACTGGCTGGCGCTCGGGCTCGCAGCGGGGCAGGTCATCGACTGGCGCGGCACGGCGCACGACGGCACGATCGGCGCGCGACTGGCCGAGGTGCACGGCGTCGGCGGGCTGTGCGTGGCGGCCCACCCGCACGCCCCCTACCCGACCGGCGCGTTCCGGTACCCGCTCGCCGGCTTCGACGCCGTCGAGGTGTGGAACGGGCCGTGGGCGTCCGGACGACCCTGGCAGGCGGACAACGAGGCGGCCCTCGCCACCTGGGAACGCGCCCTCGCCACCGACGTCCCCCGGGGGCACTGGCGGCCCGCCATGGGCGACAGCGACGCCCACCTGGCGGGTCAGATCGGCACCCCGCACACCGTCGTCCTGGCCGACGCGCCGACCCCCGGGGCGCTGCTCGCCGGCCTCGGCGCCGGCCGGAGCTGGATCGCCGCGTCGGCCGCCGTCGGTCTCGCGGTCACCGTCTCCGCCGCCGGCCGGACGGCGGGCATCGGTGACCGGCTGACGACCGGCGGCGCACCCGCCACGGCACGCGTCACGGTGCGGGGCGTCCCCGACGGCACGATCGACTTCCGCACCGAACGCGGCAGCACCCACCGCACGCACATCCCCGGCACGGCCCCGGCCACCGCCGAATGGCACACCACGGCCGCCGAATCGACCTTCATCCGCGTCGAAGTCAGGGACAGTGAAGGCCACATGGCGGCACTGAGCAATCCGGTCGTCCTGCGCTGACGCCGCGCCGCTCGTCAGCCGTGGCCGGTGAGTGCCACGCGGAAGCCCACGTCGTCCACGCGGAACGCGGGGTGGCTGCGGCGGCGTACGGATGCGCGGCAGCTCCAGTGTTCGTCGAACCAGCCGCCCCCGCGCAGCACCCTGTACGTCCCGTACACCTCCGGGTCGTACAGGTCCCAGCACCACTCCCACACGTTCCCCAGCATGTCGTGCAGGCCCCACGCGTTGGGCTGTCTGCCGCCCACCTCGTGCGGACGCCCGTCCGACGTGGCGCGGTACCAGGCGATGTCGTCGAGCGGGCCGTGGCGCGGCCCGGTCGTCCCGGCGCGGCAGGCGTGTTCCCACTCGGCCTCGGTCGGCAGCCGGTACCCGTCGGCGGCCGTGTCCGGAACGACGTCGTCACCGCCGGACGCGTAGGCGGGCGTGCGGCCCTCCCGCCGCGACAGGGCGTCGCAGAACGCGACCGCGTCCCGCCACGACACCTCGGCGACGGGCAGCCGCCCCTCGCCCTCCCCAGGCGCGGCGCCGCCAGTGACCTCCGCGTACAGCGCGCGCGTAACCGGGACCGCCGCGAGCCGGTACGGCGCCACCTCGACGGGCCAGGTACGCCGCGTCCGCCGGTCCGACAGCGTGACCCGTCCCGGCGGCACGGCGACCATTCCCTCCATGTCCATGAACGGATGATCCTACGGCCGGTGTCCCCGCGTCACGCGTCCCGCCGCCGCAGCGCCGCGTACCCCATCCCCTGCGCGAGCGCCGCCCACGCGGCGATGACGACCACCGCCGCGACCGGCGACAGCGGGTTCGCCGTGTCGCTGTCCAGCAGGATCAGCCCCGCGCGCCCCGGCAGGTACTCGGCGCCCGTCGTCGCCGCGACCATCGGCAGCGCCAGCATCACCGTCAGGACGACGCTCATCGTGCCGGCCGAACTGCGGATCCACGCCGCCACACCGACCGTCAGGACGGCCGTCAGCACGAGGTACAGCACGATCGCCACGCCGTCCCCGAACAGCTCCCCCGCGCCGCCCGTGCCGTACTCCCCGAGCCCGACCGCCGACGCCGCGAGCCCGACGCACGCCGCCACCGCGCCCAGCACGAGCGTCACCGCCGTCACGACGATCGTCTTCGCCGCCAGCACACGGCCCCGCGCCGGATCCGCCGTCAGCGTCACCCGCAGCGAGCCCGTCGAGAACTCCGTCGTCATCGCCAGCATCGCCAGCGCCACGACACCGAACTGCGCCAGCATCACGGACTCGCTCGCCGGCTCCCCGATCGACAGCGTCAGCCCGTCCGCGCTCTCCCCGGCCTCCACGTCACCCGCGAAGTCGATGCCCATGACCAGCGACACGAGCGCCATCAGCACCACCGTGCTGGCCAGCGCCCACCAAGTGGACCGCACCGACCAGAACTTGATCCACTCCGAGCCCAGCGTCCCGCGCCACACACGCGTCTCCATGCCTCTTCCGTTCCTCGCTCGATCCCCGTACGCCACCGGTTCAGGACGCCGCGAACCGCACCGCGTCGGCGGTCAGTTCCCGGTAGGCGTCCTCCAACGACGGCTGCCGCGTCGTCAGTTCGGACAGCGGCAGGCCCGACCGGTACGCGGCGAGACCCACCTGCTCGGCGGAGACGCCCCCCACCGCGAGCCGCCCGCCCGGCTCGGCCGACACACGCGCCCCCTCGCCCGCCAGCAGCTCGCCGAGCGCCGCGAGCCCCGCCGGGTCCGGGCTCCCCACGACGACGGCCACCCCGGAACTCGCCCCGATGACCTCCGCCAGCGGCGCGTCGGCGATCAGCCGGCCCCGCCCGATCACCACGAGCTGATCCGCCATGAGCTGCATCTCGCTCATCAGATGACTGGAGACGAACACCGCCCGGCCCTCGGCCGACAGCGACCTGATCAGTTCCCGGATCCAGATGACCCCGTCCGGGTCGAGACCGTTCACCGGCTCGTCGAGGACAAGCACCCGCGGGTCGCCGAGGAGCGCCGCGGCCACCCCGAGGCGCTGGCTCATGCCCAGCGAGAACGTGCCGGCACGCCGCCCCCCGACCTCCGTCAGACCCACCGTCGCCAGCACCTCGTCCACCCGGCGCTCCGGGATGTCGTGCGTACGCGCCAGCGCCCGCAGGTGCGTGCGCGCCGAGCGGCCCGGGTGCACGGCCTTCGCGTCCAGCAGCGCGCCGACCTCGCGCAGTGGATGCCGCAGTTCGGCGTACGGCCGCCCGCCCACGAGCGCCCGTCCCGCCGTGGGCCGGTCGAGCCCCAGGATCATGCGCATCGTCGTGGACTTGCCCGCGCCGTTCGGCCCGAGGAACCCGGTGACCCGGCCCCCCGCCACCGTCAGGTCGAGCCCGTCCACCACCACGGAGTCCCCGTAGCGCTTCGTCAGCCCCTCCAGCGTGATCACGTCGTCTCCCGCGCCCTTCCGTCGTCAGCGGACCATCGACGCGGACCACGCTAGGAAGCGGCACCCCCGCCCCGTATCTGCCGAACGGCGCCTCCACCCCCGACTTTCGTCAACGAAAGGCGTCCCGCCCCGTACGGACGGGGCGGGACGCGGAGGTGACCGGGCGCGAGGGGATCAGCAGGCGCGCGTGGACCCGACGTCCTCCAGGTACGGGTCCCAGATCCAGCCGTTGATGGAGTCGTCGTCGAAGTGGTTGTAGGCGCGGACGTGACTCCAGGTGTTACCGGCCGAGTTGAAGACATAGCAGTGGTAGTAGATGTCCATGTAGAACAGG
Proteins encoded:
- a CDS encoding DUF6879 family protein → MSIRFEELFRSARSSAYHLEMRDGYEEDDAFAAWQAGDRFDPAERWPWWIDLVSSAVSRGVEVRRARVVSEPVSAYIRYEYDLTTGHNIKAGEQVRWLPRRQANALLLPGNDLWLFDRSTVLFNHFDGDGRMTGEELVTAPEVVSGCATAFDTLWEAAIPHEEYRAA
- a CDS encoding histidine kinase; this translates as MNATDDSTGAAANGFSGRRPGLLAEAGLWVLALCGVLSVNAEGIPSANHGLALTGIIVATGAVHRFLPPAALVIAVSSAAWDDRCYAAVALIAFLAGRYPTRRPRTPGWVACAVLPSCAMPLLGDDPVRELALVPLELLILALLPWLVGRYTYQRLALDEAGWRRARRLEHEAALVAEQTRLRERARIAQDMHDSLGHDLGLLAVRAAVLEMTPDLDPRVRAQAAELRAGAGAATERLHEIIGVLRDDPAAPVTPAVETPGQIADRCRASGMTVTLDTTGTAPDDLSPMTAHALHRLVQEALTNAAKHAPGAPVRVTVHHGDGVTTARVTNDPPPAPATAARAPGSGHGLTGLRERVRLLGGTLDTGPTDDGGYRVAADLPHRPTSPADRDPAPSGDHSETLVIGRRTLRRGFAKAVGITVGGVALAGSVYVAVAGVPALDAETYDALEIGDSRTVIDRSLPGGEFAQRPDDEPAPPPGSTCQYYAASERFSPTHVYRLCFRDDHLVSKDRLLLDTPTDDTSD
- a CDS encoding ATP-binding cassette domain-containing protein, which produces MITLEGLTKRYGDSVVVDGLDLTVAGGRVTGFLGPNGAGKSTTMRMILGLDRPTAGRALVGGRPYAELRHPLREVGALLDAKAVHPGRSARTHLRALARTHDIPERRVDEVLATVGLTEVGGRRAGTFSLGMSQRLGVAAALLGDPRVLVLDEPVNGLDPDGVIWIRELIRSLSAEGRAVFVSSHLMSEMQLMADQLVVIGRGRLIADAPLAEVIGASSGVAVVVGSPDPAGLAALGELLAGEGARVSAEPGGRLAVGGVSAEQVGLAAYRSGLPLSELTTRQPSLEDAYRELTADAVRFAAS
- a CDS encoding alpha/beta hydrolase; the encoded protein is MRRGGLAGAVAAVIAAGVLAGGVARADEPEAAPRLAEPGGRHPVGMETVHLVDEDRADPWVPDERRELMVSVWYPAAEPSDTPAPYMTPDESAAYLGAAGLPLDPDLLSTVVTHATVGAEPVRTRRGLPLVLLSPGFGMPRATLTGLAEELASRGYAVAGIGHNHEADGTTFPDGHTTGCTACGDPDWPAVGAVRAADVSFVLDELTGDAPAWEHGGMVDDGRVAMVGHSAGGFSTIPAMLADRRVRAAVGMDGNFHYPNDTPIGRPVLMMGGPSHVPGGPDPTWDETWDELTGWKRWVSVGGAGHLSFTDVAPLGEQVGFPLQDLDGARCDAITRAYVTAFVDRHLRGRDAPLLDGASARYPEVLFHDPA
- a CDS encoding CehA/McbA family metallohydrolase, with product MPASGRRWYRGDCHVHSVHSDGELTPQRLLAEARAARLDFIAVTEHNAAAGLDAWRTADGGPLVIPGEEVTTSSGHWLALGLAAGQVIDWRGTAHDGTIGARLAEVHGVGGLCVAAHPHAPYPTGAFRYPLAGFDAVEVWNGPWASGRPWQADNEAALATWERALATDVPRGHWRPAMGDSDAHLAGQIGTPHTVVLADAPTPGALLAGLGAGRSWIAASAAVGLAVTVSAAGRTAGIGDRLTTGGAPATARVTVRGVPDGTIDFRTERGSTHRTHIPGTAPATAEWHTTAAESTFIRVEVRDSEGHMAALSNPVVLR
- a CDS encoding helix-turn-helix transcriptional regulator, with translation MPSSSSVQQAREALGTRLRDMRRDAGFTGRELAHRAGWHPSKCSRLEHGRTAPSDSDLRLWARLCGVPDQAADLIATTRVIDGAYVEWRRMERSGLKRAQESVVPLWERTKNFRAYSSWLIPGPLQTRAYVHALLRAIRDRRAVPDDVEAAVQVRVDKQRVLHDGRRRFAVVLEESVLRHRIGGAETMAGQLAHLSSLSALPNVSLGIIPLDADRSALWPVEDFWIFDDSQVNVELVSAFLTIARPSEIRAYSQAFKGLVESAVHGADARTLIARAIDSLE
- a CDS encoding methyltransferase domain-containing protein; protein product: MNVRNDRTDCVGPRAELTRLLLDSGALTADWAPAFEAVPRAAFLPDLMWPYDMATRASRAVDRRTDPATWERYAYADVPVTTQWDDGQHAGEAPGRLPTSSASMPSVVTRMLADLDVFPGARVLEIGGGTGWNAALLAARLGDRRVVTVEIDPAVAARARTALREAGASPHVVCGDGRDGYADGAPYDRLIATVGVRDVPPAWLRQTRPGGLIVAPWGTHYSNEDALLRLTVAEDGSASGPFLRPLEFMKLRAQRLDWDRFRDHVGPYPGDAAESATTVPLADLGEDRRFGGPSFVLGLCVPHCAHLLDAGDEASTLWFFDMTEGSRCWASVTFRHGEPTATVRQSGPRALWDEVSGALEWWQGQGSPAIDCFGLTVTPDGTQHPWLADADHPLPSFSGWTAPAGEAPGGEPSTAPRTLAP
- a CDS encoding formylglycine-generating enzyme family protein; protein product: MDMEGMVAVPPGRVTLSDRRTRRTWPVEVAPYRLAAVPVTRALYAEVTGGAAPGEGEGRLPVAEVSWRDAVAFCDALSRREGRTPAYASGGDDVVPDTAADGYRLPTEAEWEHACRAGTTGPRHGPLDDIAWYRATSDGRPHEVGGRQPNAWGLHDMLGNVWEWCWDLYDPEVYGTYRVLRGGGWFDEHWSCRASVRRRSHPAFRVDDVGFRVALTGHG
- a CDS encoding MerR family transcriptional regulator; this encodes MTGEPLLTIGDLSRRTGLPVRTIRFWSDEGLVPPTDRTPAGHRLYDTAALARLALVRTLRDLGVDLAAVRRVVARDLSVPEVAAAHADALDAQIRTLRMRRAVLRVVAARGSTTEEIAFMHRLALLSDEERRRLIHDFIDAAFGGLEANPEFVAMMRGAMPDLPDDPTPEQADAWVELAQLTQDPAFRAAVRRMAEHQAADRSAGDDTGLHHELTAYVRETVGEALAAGVRPDAPEAGPYAARMLARYAETFGRPDDAALRGWVLERLDAGNDPRAERYWHLLAVINGWPVPPSLTPVFAWFTEALRAAEEG
- a CDS encoding ABC transporter permease, whose product is METRVWRGTLGSEWIKFWSVRSTWWALASTVVLMALVSLVMGIDFAGDVEAGESADGLTLSIGEPASESVMLAQFGVVALAMLAMTTEFSTGSLRVTLTADPARGRVLAAKTIVVTAVTLVLGAVAACVGLAASAVGLGEYGTGGAGELFGDGVAIVLYLVLTAVLTVGVAAWIRSSAGTMSVVLTVMLALPMVAATTGAEYLPGRAGLILLDSDTANPLSPVAAVVVIAAWAALAQGMGYAALRRRDA
- a CDS encoding response regulator transcription factor, which encodes MTDTDRPARRLRVLLAEDEPMIRAGIRAILEMSPGFEVVAEAGDGREAVELALRHRPDVAVLDIRMPRLDGLAATEELRRALPGTAVVILTTFGEDEYIVRALDGGATGFLLKSGDPRDLLTGIRAAADGAAYLSPRVARRVIARLGQDTRQRGTSTAGEQVARLTARERDVLALVGAGLSNAEIARRLHLVEGTVKAHMTAIFTSLGVRNRVQAAVLAHKADIVDEDREPTTH